The following coding sequences lie in one Polynucleobacter asymbioticus genomic window:
- a CDS encoding ABC transporter substrate-binding protein, with product MKQKVTNQTRRKMLIGGAAAASTPLWMNMASAQSETIKIGFPTPLTGPFSAEAQDQVKAAELAIKEFNDAGGFNGRKAELLVRDDKLNPGEAATRTLELIEKDKVNFVVGSLSAATQLSINAVCKERKVLFNSISQSDAINEAKDWSVYTFHEALNPTMTAGAVARYSIPRFGKKIVYLTADYAYGHEMVRAFERAGKEMGATTLADIRHPLGASDYSAFLPRIKALNPDILVLCNFGRDLVNAAKQCTDFGLKSSMKIVTPVLLYTARLAGGPEAFEGIIGGTSYYWGLEDRIPTAKTFNDAFRKMYNGSVPSDYGALGYAGVKTVLAAVKVAKSTDTMKVVTALENLKYDFYKGPEYYRKCDHQAVQTVIIVESKSKNMKDKYDVFNILTIEPTTEKNMRSCAELGHKA from the coding sequence ATGAAACAAAAAGTAACGAATCAAACCAGAAGAAAGATGTTGATCGGCGGAGCTGCTGCAGCTAGTACCCCGCTTTGGATGAACATGGCGAGTGCCCAATCTGAAACTATCAAGATTGGCTTCCCTACGCCGCTAACAGGCCCCTTCTCCGCCGAAGCACAGGATCAAGTAAAAGCGGCTGAACTGGCTATTAAAGAATTCAACGATGCAGGTGGCTTCAATGGTCGCAAAGCTGAACTGTTGGTGCGTGATGACAAGCTCAATCCAGGCGAAGCTGCAACGCGTACCCTGGAATTGATTGAAAAAGATAAGGTGAATTTTGTTGTGGGCTCACTGTCTGCAGCAACCCAACTCTCCATTAATGCCGTTTGCAAAGAGCGCAAGGTACTTTTTAATTCCATCAGTCAATCTGATGCTATTAATGAAGCAAAAGATTGGAGCGTATACACTTTCCATGAAGCATTGAATCCAACCATGACAGCTGGCGCAGTAGCTCGCTACTCTATCCCGCGTTTTGGCAAAAAAATTGTATACCTCACTGCTGACTATGCTTATGGTCATGAGATGGTGCGCGCCTTTGAACGTGCAGGCAAAGAGATGGGCGCTACTACTTTGGCAGATATTCGCCATCCGTTAGGTGCATCTGATTATTCCGCGTTCTTGCCACGTATTAAAGCCCTGAACCCGGACATTTTGGTTCTCTGTAACTTTGGTCGCGATCTGGTGAATGCTGCAAAACAATGTACCGATTTTGGCCTGAAGTCCAGCATGAAAATTGTTACTCCCGTATTGCTCTACACTGCTCGCCTAGCTGGAGGCCCGGAAGCATTCGAAGGAATTATCGGTGGCACTTCTTACTATTGGGGTCTCGAGGATCGCATCCCAACAGCAAAAACATTCAACGATGCATTCCGCAAAATGTACAACGGTTCAGTGCCATCAGACTACGGTGCACTAGGTTACGCTGGCGTAAAAACCGTTCTTGCAGCTGTTAAAGTCGCCAAATCTACCGACACAATGAAGGTGGTTACTGCCTTAGAAAATCTCAAATACGACTTCTATAAGGGTCCTGAGTACTACCGCAAGTGTGACCATCAAGCTGTTCAAACAGTCATCATCGTGGAGTCCAAATCAAAGAATATGAAAGATAAGTATGACGTCTTCAATATTCTGACGATTGAACCAACAACTGAGAAGAATATGCGTAGTTGCGCGGAGCTGGGCCACAAGGCTTAA
- a CDS encoding branched-chain amino acid ABC transporter permease → MSTNMTGLTFELLCMQLLTGVALGSIYALLALGLCLIFGMLNVVNFAHGAFFMVGAFMGVYFLGVTGNFWFSLILTPLATGVLGLLTERFLVRPLYGRGIDYPLLLTFGLSYVLIEAMRVTFGIEGLPSVTPDGLKGTMDVGIGFFPKYRLFLIAATAVIIFGVWFFIQKTRFGLIIKAGAADQEIVKVLGVDIAKVWLMVFGLGCAIAGLSGILASPTRSVNPEMGIPILAESFVVTVVGGMGSPVGAVVAGLLVGIVYSMTSLFFPDLAELSIFVLMAVVLLIRPQGLFGKAGAMG, encoded by the coding sequence ATGAGCACTAATATGACCGGCCTTACATTTGAACTTCTTTGCATGCAGCTACTAACCGGGGTTGCCCTGGGTAGCATCTATGCACTACTCGCCCTTGGCTTATGCCTTATTTTTGGCATGCTCAATGTGGTGAACTTTGCCCATGGCGCCTTTTTTATGGTTGGCGCATTTATGGGTGTCTATTTCCTGGGTGTAACCGGGAATTTTTGGTTTAGCTTAATTCTGACACCGCTTGCTACTGGCGTCCTTGGATTATTGACTGAGCGATTCTTAGTGCGCCCCTTATACGGTCGCGGCATAGATTACCCGCTTTTACTTACCTTTGGACTGTCTTATGTCCTTATTGAGGCAATGCGCGTCACTTTTGGCATTGAAGGTTTACCTTCAGTCACTCCAGACGGATTAAAAGGCACCATGGACGTTGGTATTGGCTTTTTCCCAAAATATCGTCTATTCCTGATTGCAGCTACAGCGGTCATTATTTTCGGGGTCTGGTTTTTCATTCAAAAGACACGCTTCGGTCTCATCATTAAGGCGGGTGCTGCTGACCAAGAGATCGTAAAGGTACTTGGTGTTGACATTGCCAAGGTGTGGCTAATGGTGTTTGGACTTGGTTGTGCGATCGCCGGTCTATCTGGAATACTAGCCTCACCTACTCGCTCCGTTAACCCTGAAATGGGTATTCCAATCTTGGCAGAGTCTTTTGTTGTTACGGTTGTTGGGGGTATGGGCTCGCCAGTCGGCGCTGTTGTCGCAGGATTATTGGTTGGCATTGTCTATAGCATGACATCCTTATTTTTCCCAGATCTTGCAGAGCTCTCCATCTTTGTCTTGATGGCAGTAGTTCTTTTAATCCGACCACAAGGTTTATTTGGCAAAGCGGGGGCGATGGGTTAA
- a CDS encoding branched-chain amino acid ABC transporter permease encodes MKSFFQLIGRHRVLASSLFLMIFPFIMPYEALAINILIFGLFAMGFNLLFGYMGLLSFGHAAFLGIGSYLTGIGIVHYAMPWGAAIIVGVIGAAIGGLIMGFLAIRTRGIYFSMVTLALGQIVFYCFYKAESLTGGENGLRGVRVDSFNILGIPVDFLNPLVKYYIILFFVVIAIWLISRILSSPLGAVMEAIRENEKRAAACGFDVARTKLLVFVLSAAICGLAGSLRALHLSIVPIDSLHYLQSGQAVMMSILGGMGTFFGPFIGAAVMLYLEDVVTTFTKHWMAVIGLVFMFFVLFFPKGIWGTILSKLNLNQDSK; translated from the coding sequence ATGAAATCATTTTTCCAACTCATTGGACGCCATCGCGTGCTCGCAAGTAGCCTCTTCCTGATGATCTTTCCATTCATCATGCCGTATGAAGCGCTTGCCATCAATATCTTGATCTTTGGCTTATTTGCCATGGGCTTCAATCTCCTGTTCGGCTACATGGGGCTTCTATCGTTTGGGCATGCGGCCTTCCTTGGTATTGGCAGCTACCTCACTGGCATTGGAATCGTCCACTACGCCATGCCTTGGGGTGCGGCAATCATAGTGGGCGTGATTGGTGCAGCTATTGGTGGACTCATTATGGGCTTCCTAGCCATTCGTACCAGAGGTATTTACTTCTCAATGGTCACGCTAGCTTTAGGTCAAATTGTGTTTTATTGCTTTTATAAGGCAGAAAGTTTGACTGGCGGAGAGAATGGCTTAAGAGGGGTACGGGTTGATTCCTTCAATATTCTTGGCATCCCAGTAGATTTTCTAAATCCACTAGTAAAGTACTACATCATTCTCTTTTTTGTAGTCATTGCTATTTGGCTCATCTCTCGAATTCTGAGCTCCCCTCTTGGCGCTGTAATGGAGGCTATTCGCGAAAATGAGAAACGTGCTGCGGCCTGCGGATTTGATGTCGCCCGTACGAAGCTATTGGTATTTGTATTGTCAGCCGCCATCTGTGGCCTAGCCGGTTCATTACGTGCACTCCATCTGTCGATTGTTCCGATAGACTCACTCCACTACCTCCAATCAGGACAGGCTGTAATGATGAGTATTTTGGGCGGTATGGGCACTTTCTTTGGGCCATTTATTGGTGCCGCAGTCATGCTCTATTTAGAGGATGTGGTAACCACTTTCACCAAGCACTGGATGGCCGTCATTGGACTAGTGTTCATGTTCTTTGTATTGTTCTTCCCCAAAGGAATCTGGGGAACCATCTTGAGCAAGCTAAACCTCAATCAGGATTCGAAATAA
- a CDS encoding ABC transporter ATP-binding protein, with amino-acid sequence MSSSNQTPILEARNVSKSFGKFKALQDVSTTFMPGSLTAIIGPNGAGKSTFFNVLSGAFPPTSGQILFNGKDITGMQQYEFARIGISKSFQITNVFKQLSVHENVRVAAQMETARYNFLRNAQSYPGPIELADQLLRRVNLEHLRNKKTGDLAHGQQRALEIAMALACNPSLLLLDEPTAGMSPEETLVMMDLIRTLANERTVILVEHKMKLIMGLCKRIIVLHHGEFLAEGTPEEIQNNAEVRRVYLGQG; translated from the coding sequence ATGAGCAGCTCAAACCAAACCCCTATCCTCGAGGCCCGCAATGTCAGCAAGAGCTTTGGGAAATTTAAGGCCCTGCAAGATGTATCGACCACATTTATGCCTGGCTCACTCACAGCAATCATTGGCCCCAATGGCGCAGGAAAGAGCACATTCTTCAATGTCCTCAGCGGCGCCTTTCCCCCTACAAGCGGTCAAATATTATTTAACGGTAAAGATATTACCGGCATGCAGCAATATGAATTTGCTCGTATCGGTATCTCTAAGAGTTTTCAGATTACAAATGTTTTTAAGCAACTAAGCGTTCATGAAAATGTCCGCGTTGCCGCACAAATGGAAACGGCGCGCTACAACTTTTTACGAAATGCCCAAAGCTATCCAGGGCCAATCGAGCTTGCTGACCAACTCTTACGTCGCGTCAATCTAGAGCACCTGCGCAATAAAAAAACGGGTGACTTGGCTCATGGTCAGCAACGTGCATTAGAAATCGCTATGGCCCTGGCTTGTAACCCTAGTCTTCTGTTGCTAGATGAACCAACTGCGGGCATGTCCCCTGAAGAGACCCTCGTGATGATGGATCTTATTCGCACGCTAGCAAATGAAAGAACGGTTATTTTGGTTGAACATAAGATGAAACTTATCATGGGTTTATGTAAACGCATCATCGTTCTGCATCATGGTGAGTTTTTGGCCGAAGGTACTCCAGAAGAAATTCAAAATAATGCAGAGGTACGACGTGTGTACCTAGGCCAAGGTTAA
- a CDS encoding ABC transporter ATP-binding protein, whose product MLRVENLNAWYDRSHVLQGVSLEVNKGEIVTLMGRNGAGKTTTLRSLMGLLSKREGKASIDGISFLNLAAHERYHLGLAYVPEDRRIVPGLTVKENLELGVIAKKSRGDMSAMVDEIAETFPRLKERLHQDGTSMSGGEQQMLAIARAMIAKPKVILLDEPSEGIMPVLVEEMFELFAKLKQQGITILLVEQNVQQALKISDRAYILDQGEIVFHDTAQNLLNNDEIQQKYCAV is encoded by the coding sequence ATGTTGCGCGTAGAAAATTTAAATGCCTGGTATGACCGTAGCCATGTTCTACAGGGAGTATCTTTGGAAGTAAATAAGGGTGAAATCGTTACATTAATGGGCCGCAATGGTGCTGGCAAGACGACCACCCTACGCTCCTTAATGGGCCTGCTCTCAAAAAGGGAGGGCAAGGCCTCTATTGATGGCATCTCATTCTTGAATCTTGCTGCGCATGAGCGCTACCACTTAGGTTTGGCATACGTCCCGGAGGATCGGCGTATTGTTCCAGGATTAACTGTCAAAGAAAATTTAGAGCTGGGCGTTATTGCCAAGAAAAGTCGTGGTGATATGAGCGCCATGGTCGACGAGATCGCAGAAACCTTTCCCCGCCTCAAGGAGAGATTGCATCAAGATGGAACCTCTATGTCAGGCGGTGAACAGCAGATGCTAGCCATCGCACGAGCTATGATTGCAAAGCCTAAAGTCATTCTTTTAGATGAGCCATCAGAAGGCATCATGCCAGTCTTGGTAGAAGAAATGTTTGAGCTGTTTGCCAAACTCAAGCAACAAGGTATAACGATCTTATTGGTTGAGCAAAATGTTCAACAAGCACTCAAGATTTCTGACCGTGCCTATATCTTGGATCAAGGCGAAATTGTTTTCCATGACACCGCCCAAAATCTTTTAAATAATGATGAGATTCAGCAAAAATATTGCGCTGTATAA
- a CDS encoding YqaA family protein, translating to MEQMLSQFFEFFGMPSVGLPAVFISAFVSATLLPVGSEPILFGYVSVNPHLYWVAIMVATIGNTLGGMLDWWLGLISRNSFESLKGPSNSRMQRWLEERGPKMLLLSWLPGFGDPLCLAAGWLRLAWAPCLVYMFIGKLLRYLTMTWLLTLVPNSVWHQLGHWLHII from the coding sequence ATGGAGCAAATGCTGAGCCAGTTTTTTGAATTTTTTGGGATGCCATCAGTTGGCTTGCCGGCAGTTTTTATCAGCGCCTTTGTCTCTGCCACTTTGCTACCTGTCGGCTCTGAGCCCATCCTTTTTGGGTATGTTTCAGTCAACCCCCATTTATATTGGGTCGCGATTATGGTTGCCACTATTGGGAACACCTTAGGGGGTATGTTGGATTGGTGGCTAGGGCTGATTAGCCGTAATAGTTTCGAGTCTCTAAAGGGGCCTTCTAACAGCAGAATGCAGCGCTGGCTGGAAGAGCGGGGGCCTAAGATGCTCCTCTTGTCTTGGTTGCCTGGTTTTGGTGACCCCCTTTGTTTGGCGGCAGGCTGGCTCAGGTTGGCTTGGGCCCCTTGTCTCGTATATATGTTTATAGGCAAACTGCTGCGTTATCTCACCATGACCTGGCTTTTAACCTTAGTCCCTAATAGCGTCTGGCACCAACTGGGGCATTGGCTTCATATCATTTAA
- a CDS encoding acyl-CoA dehydrogenase family protein, producing MNHPIPKPDQYQDMREALRDLCGSFDSAYWQKVDHERAYPEAFVDAMAEAGWLAALIPEEFGGSGLGLAEASVIMEEINFSGGNAGSCHGQMYNMGTLLRHGSDVQKKLYLPKIATGELRLQSMAVTEPTTGTDTTKLKTTAVKKGDKYVVNGQKVWISRIQHSDLMILLARTTPLAEVKKKSEGMSIFIVDLKQAIGNGMAIQPIANMVNHETNEVFFDNLEIPAENLIGEEGQGFKYILDGLNAERVLIAAECIGDAYWFVDKSRRYANERVVFDRPIGKNQGIQFPIADSFIETEAANLMRFKACELFDTKQACGAESNMAKYLAAKASWEAANVCLQTHGGFGFANEYDVERKFRETRLYQVAPISTNLIYSYVAEHILGLPRSF from the coding sequence ATGAATCACCCCATTCCCAAGCCCGACCAATACCAAGACATGCGTGAAGCCTTACGCGACCTTTGCGGCAGTTTTGACTCCGCTTACTGGCAAAAAGTAGATCATGAACGGGCTTACCCAGAAGCTTTCGTTGATGCAATGGCAGAGGCTGGCTGGTTGGCTGCCTTGATTCCCGAGGAATTTGGTGGCTCAGGCTTAGGCCTTGCTGAAGCCTCAGTGATCATGGAAGAAATTAACTTCTCTGGTGGCAATGCGGGTTCTTGTCACGGCCAGATGTACAACATGGGCACCCTGCTGCGCCATGGCTCTGATGTGCAGAAGAAGCTCTACCTTCCCAAAATTGCTACTGGTGAATTGCGCCTCCAAAGCATGGCGGTTACTGAACCCACAACAGGTACCGATACCACCAAGCTCAAAACGACTGCCGTCAAAAAAGGTGACAAGTATGTTGTGAATGGCCAGAAGGTGTGGATCTCCCGTATTCAGCATTCTGACTTGATGATTCTTTTAGCGCGCACTACTCCGCTGGCAGAAGTAAAGAAAAAATCTGAGGGCATGTCGATCTTTATCGTTGATCTCAAACAGGCGATTGGCAACGGCATGGCAATCCAGCCGATTGCCAATATGGTCAATCATGAAACCAATGAAGTCTTCTTCGACAACCTCGAGATCCCTGCAGAGAATTTAATTGGTGAAGAAGGTCAAGGGTTTAAATATATTTTGGATGGCCTCAATGCAGAGCGTGTCCTGATTGCAGCGGAGTGTATTGGTGATGCCTATTGGTTTGTCGATAAATCACGTCGTTATGCCAATGAGCGCGTCGTGTTTGATCGCCCTATTGGTAAGAATCAAGGTATTCAGTTTCCAATTGCGGACTCTTTTATTGAGACTGAAGCTGCCAATCTAATGCGCTTTAAGGCTTGTGAGCTATTTGATACCAAGCAAGCTTGTGGCGCCGAATCCAATATGGCCAAGTACTTAGCGGCTAAAGCATCTTGGGAAGCGGCTAATGTCTGTTTGCAAACCCACGGCGGCTTTGGTTTTGCTAATGAATATGATGTCGAGCGCAAGTTCCGAGAAACCCGCCTCTATCAAGTAGCGCCAATCTCGACCAACCTCATCTACTCTTACGTAGCTGAGCATATCTTAGGCCTGCCTCGCTCTTTCTAA
- a CDS encoding CaiB/BaiF CoA transferase family protein, whose product MSIRPLDGITVVSLEHAIAAPFCTRQLADLGARVIKVERPGAGDFARAYDERVNGMSSHFTWVNRSKESLTLDLKQESALAALKALLKTADVLVQNLAPGAAARMGLTAELLQKDNPGLILCDISGYGIDGPYRDKKAYDLLIQSEAGFLSVTGTPETPSKAGNSIADIAAGMYAYTNVLAALLQRGKTGKGSTIDVSMLESLGEWMSYPLYYAYEGAAPPPRNGASHATIYPYGPFKAGDGGTVMLGLQNDREWVLFCEVVLENSTLAKDARFDKNFKRNEKRDELLSIIDACFSKLTTEQVIAKLDQAQIANARLNDMQGLWNHEQLKARDRWVQVESPVGLVPAMLPPGSNNSFDYRMDAIPAVGQHTNAILSELGISTSQIESMRAQGAI is encoded by the coding sequence ATGAGCATTCGCCCTTTAGATGGCATTACCGTAGTGTCTTTGGAGCACGCTATTGCTGCTCCTTTTTGTACACGCCAATTAGCGGATTTAGGTGCACGGGTCATTAAGGTGGAGCGGCCTGGAGCTGGCGACTTTGCCCGAGCATATGATGAACGCGTCAACGGCATGTCATCTCATTTCACTTGGGTGAATCGCTCTAAGGAAAGCCTAACCTTAGATCTCAAGCAAGAATCTGCCCTCGCAGCTCTCAAGGCACTTCTCAAAACAGCGGATGTGCTCGTGCAGAACTTAGCACCTGGCGCGGCAGCTCGTATGGGCTTAACTGCAGAGCTCTTACAGAAAGACAATCCAGGTTTAATTTTGTGCGACATCTCTGGCTATGGAATCGATGGCCCTTATCGCGACAAAAAGGCCTATGACTTGCTAATTCAAAGTGAAGCTGGATTCTTATCAGTTACCGGCACTCCCGAGACCCCCAGTAAGGCGGGTAATTCAATTGCTGATATTGCTGCAGGCATGTACGCCTACACGAATGTGCTGGCTGCCCTCTTGCAAAGAGGTAAGACTGGTAAGGGATCAACTATCGACGTTTCCATGCTCGAGTCTTTAGGTGAATGGATGAGCTATCCGCTCTACTACGCTTATGAGGGCGCCGCCCCTCCTCCTCGTAATGGTGCATCTCATGCCACGATTTATCCTTATGGGCCATTTAAGGCGGGCGATGGTGGCACGGTCATGCTGGGACTTCAAAACGACCGTGAGTGGGTTTTATTTTGCGAGGTAGTGCTCGAAAATTCAACGCTAGCCAAAGATGCGCGCTTTGATAAAAACTTCAAACGCAATGAGAAGCGAGATGAATTGCTCTCCATTATTGATGCTTGTTTTAGCAAGCTCACTACCGAGCAAGTGATTGCAAAGCTGGATCAAGCCCAAATTGCTAATGCACGTCTGAATGATATGCAAGGCTTATGGAATCATGAGCAACTCAAAGCAAGGGATCGCTGGGTACAGGTGGAGTCGCCCGTAGGCCTTGTTCCAGCTATGCTACCTCCCGGTAGCAACAATAGCTTCGACTACCGCATGGATGCTATTCCCGCTGTGGGCCAGCACACCAATGCAATCCTATCTGAGCTGGGCATATCAACAAGTCAAATCGAATCGATGCGCGCTCAAGGAGCGATTTAA
- the cls gene encoding cardiolipin synthase, whose protein sequence is MSFLNYLLGTTFGFSLIWVPLLHILIVLLFGFRLISVRRPVGVVLAWFLIVVLFPLLGISLYVLIGERPVGRKLTRKIIRMDKEYAAITEAMRTHYQADRQLLPVEGRALSLLAQSKNGSPVIAGNQIELHTNSLNILQDFIDEINQAKKSLHLEFYIWALGGDADRVGEALIAAAKRGVACKVLLDSLGSKDWFKSSWPSRFRNAGIQVTEALPIQIGRFQFRRADLRLHRKIFVIDNTIVWTGSMNMVDPRSFKQDSGVGEWVDAMVRIEGPVASQFELTFSFDWSVDNPSITHFDDVIPASTPAVGRVLAQEFSSGPVYRDDILYQVLLSAIMDAREELIITTPYFGPDDGLIQALMAAAGRGVKVTLIVPKLNDSTLVAWSSRSFYADLMGAGVNIAEFHGGLLHTKSLLIDKRVAVFGSVNFDQRSLRLNFEISLIVYNDEFCAKLETLIESYLAQSDMVDPVKWAKRPRWRVMLENAAHLSSPLL, encoded by the coding sequence ATGAGCTTTTTAAATTATTTATTGGGAACTACTTTTGGCTTCTCTCTTATTTGGGTTCCATTACTCCACATTCTTATTGTGCTTCTGTTTGGCTTCAGATTAATCTCCGTCAGAAGGCCGGTAGGAGTGGTTCTTGCATGGTTCCTCATTGTGGTTTTGTTCCCGCTTCTTGGTATCAGTCTCTACGTTTTGATTGGCGAACGTCCAGTAGGTCGAAAGCTCACGCGAAAAATTATTCGCATGGATAAAGAGTACGCTGCCATTACGGAAGCAATGCGTACGCACTATCAGGCCGATAGGCAATTGCTACCAGTTGAGGGTAGGGCGCTAAGTCTCTTGGCGCAGTCTAAGAATGGCTCCCCGGTGATTGCCGGTAATCAGATTGAACTTCACACGAATTCACTGAACATTCTGCAAGATTTTATTGATGAAATAAATCAGGCAAAGAAATCACTACATCTAGAATTTTATATTTGGGCTCTTGGCGGTGATGCAGATCGCGTGGGTGAGGCTTTAATTGCGGCGGCTAAACGAGGTGTAGCTTGCAAGGTCTTACTAGATTCCTTGGGCAGCAAAGACTGGTTTAAATCAAGCTGGCCTAGCCGCTTCAGAAATGCTGGCATTCAGGTCACTGAAGCATTGCCAATTCAGATTGGCCGCTTCCAGTTTCGCCGTGCTGACCTCAGGCTACATCGAAAAATATTTGTGATCGATAACACCATTGTTTGGACTGGCAGCATGAACATGGTTGATCCGCGCAGTTTTAAACAGGATTCTGGTGTGGGTGAGTGGGTCGATGCCATGGTCAGAATCGAAGGACCGGTAGCATCTCAATTTGAGCTGACATTCTCTTTCGATTGGAGTGTAGATAATCCCAGCATTACACATTTCGATGACGTGATACCAGCATCTACTCCCGCCGTAGGTCGTGTACTGGCTCAAGAGTTTTCTTCTGGACCCGTTTATCGTGACGATATCTTGTATCAAGTGTTGCTCTCAGCCATCATGGATGCGCGTGAAGAGCTCATTATTACGACGCCGTACTTTGGTCCAGATGATGGCTTAATTCAGGCCTTGATGGCGGCTGCTGGTCGTGGCGTGAAGGTCACTTTAATTGTTCCTAAATTAAACGATTCGACATTAGTCGCCTGGAGTAGTCGCAGTTTCTATGCTGACTTAATGGGTGCTGGCGTCAATATTGCCGAGTTCCATGGTGGGCTGCTGCACACTAAGAGCTTATTGATAGATAAGCGAGTAGCGGTTTTCGGTTCAGTCAATTTTGATCAGCGCAGCTTGCGACTGAATTTTGAAATTAGCTTAATTGTGTACAACGATGAGTTTTGCGCCAAGCTAGAGACTTTGATTGAGTCCTACCTGGCCCAATCCGATATGGTCGATCCGGTCAAGTGGGCTAAGCGACCACGTTGGCGTGTCATGCTTGAGAACGCTGCCCACCTGTCTTCACCTCTACTTTAA
- a CDS encoding endonuclease/exonuclease/phosphatase family protein — protein sequence MTQLQLGRFSVMTMNVHKGLSPLHRKSTIYELRQKMRSHHPDLLFLQELQQEHRGRIRRFGQWPVTELTHFLSEDFWHDWHYGKNVEYPDGHHGNAILSKRPLHKGENYDISAYRFERRGLLHSITQLEGVTTPIHCFCVHLALFERGRERQLEEIIRYIDTLANGGPTIVAGDFNDWRNRVSAPMRAAGFSEVFEALTGAPAKTFPSVKPILPMDRIYVRGLKIHSAEILREWMKLSDHLGITAELEIE from the coding sequence ATGACGCAATTGCAGTTGGGCCGCTTTAGCGTCATGACGATGAATGTGCATAAGGGCTTATCACCCTTGCATAGAAAATCCACGATTTATGAGTTGCGTCAGAAGATGCGCAGTCATCATCCTGATTTACTGTTTTTGCAAGAGCTTCAGCAAGAGCATCGCGGGCGTATTAGGAGATTTGGTCAATGGCCTGTGACAGAGCTGACCCATTTTTTATCTGAAGACTTTTGGCATGATTGGCATTACGGTAAAAATGTTGAATATCCAGATGGTCATCACGGTAATGCCATTCTGTCTAAAAGACCTTTGCACAAGGGTGAAAACTACGATATTTCGGCCTATCGATTTGAGCGGCGTGGCTTACTCCATAGCATTACTCAGTTGGAGGGTGTTACAACCCCAATCCATTGTTTCTGTGTGCACCTGGCTTTATTTGAAAGAGGGCGAGAGCGTCAATTGGAAGAAATTATTCGCTACATTGATACGCTTGCTAATGGTGGCCCCACTATTGTGGCTGGTGACTTTAATGATTGGCGTAATCGCGTCAGCGCACCGATGCGTGCCGCTGGGTTTAGTGAAGTTTTTGAGGCGCTCACAGGCGCCCCTGCAAAAACTTTTCCCAGCGTGAAGCCGATTTTGCCGATGGACCGAATTTATGTGCGAGGCTTGAAGATTCATTCTGCAGAAATACTGCGCGAATGGATGAAGCTTTCTGATCACTTGGGTATTACTGCTGAACTGGAAATCGAATGA
- a CDS encoding ABC transporter permease, with protein MLMTFQDAFKLLAHLDAGVMGIVLVSLQVSLTALLLGTLIGLPLGALLATEEFKGKKTITVTLNTLMGVPTVIVGVVVYLMLSRTGPLGVWGWLFTPKGMIVAQTLLTTPLIAALSRQILEDSWRIHRDSFMALRLPRISSLKWLIWDCRFSLTIAVLAGLARAISEVGAVMIVGGNIDKSTRTMTTAIALETSKGDLPLALALGIVLLGIVLLANLFTFAVREIAERRYG; from the coding sequence ATGTTGATGACCTTTCAGGACGCCTTTAAGCTTCTCGCGCATTTAGATGCCGGGGTGATGGGTATTGTCCTGGTCTCCTTACAGGTCAGTTTGACGGCGCTGCTCTTGGGCACACTGATCGGACTCCCTTTAGGAGCACTTCTAGCGACCGAAGAATTCAAAGGCAAAAAGACCATTACGGTCACCCTAAATACCCTGATGGGCGTTCCCACGGTCATCGTTGGCGTGGTGGTCTACCTCATGCTCTCCCGAACAGGGCCTTTGGGGGTATGGGGATGGCTTTTTACACCCAAAGGTATGATCGTGGCCCAAACACTCCTTACAACCCCCTTAATCGCTGCCCTAAGCCGTCAAATCCTGGAGGATTCCTGGAGAATTCATCGGGATTCCTTTATGGCGCTCCGCTTACCCAGAATATCCTCCCTGAAATGGCTGATTTGGGACTGCCGCTTCTCACTCACAATTGCCGTCCTGGCTGGACTTGCCAGAGCGATATCCGAGGTTGGCGCTGTGATGATCGTCGGCGGCAATATTGATAAATCCACCCGCACCATGACAACGGCGATTGCTCTAGAGACCAGTAAAGGCGATCTACCTTTAGCGCTAGCCCTTGGCATCGTCCTACTGGGTATTGTGTTGCTGGCAAATCTCTTTACATTTGCAGTACGAGAAATTGCGGAGCGTCGCTATGGTTAA